From Zingiber officinale cultivar Zhangliang chromosome 5B, Zo_v1.1, whole genome shotgun sequence, the proteins below share one genomic window:
- the LOC121987800 gene encoding GATA transcription factor 1-like yields the protein MVDALNEAAAAAAATVAGKAFFADDLVLGELQSQGLLFQDFFDPSVDELPGIPVESGGGGDEEEELEWLADKDAFPSLETSFEIPAHSLSGGSSSGWSGSNGGAAVREGPSPVSVLASAASFSAPARPRSKGRTRRRRPLTAISPQPAATAPARKARATERRWCRHCLAEETPQWRAGPEGLKTLCNACGVRYKSGRLVPEYRPASSPTFSATIHSNSHRRILEMRRQKEPSHERKITRLPPPPPPQMPLAPPFKSMKKIKK from the exons atggTGGATGCATTGAACGAGGCGGCCGCGGCGGCTGCTGCGACCGTGGCCGGGAAGGCGTTCTTCGCCGACGACCTCGTGCTTGGGGAGTTGCAGAGCCAGGGGTTGCTTTTCCAGGATTTTTTCGACCCGTCCGTCGATGAGCTTCCG GGGATTCCGGTGGAGAGCGGAGGCGGAGGCGACGAGGAAGAGGAGCTCGAGTGGCTGGCGGACAAGGACGCGTTTCCATCGCTGGAGACATCGTTCGAGATTCCCGCCCACTCACTCAGCGGCGGCAGCAGCAGCGGATGGAGCGGGAGCAACGGCGGCGCCGCCGTCAGGGAGGGCCCGAGCCCTGTTTCCGTCCTGGCCTCCGCCGCGTCCTTCTCCGCGCCGGCGCGGCCGAGGAGCAAAGGAAGGACGCGGCGGCGGAGGCCGCTGACGGCCATCTCGCCTCAGCCGGCCGCCACCGCGCCCGCGAGGAAGGCCAGGGCCACGGAGCGGCGGTGGTGTCGGCACTGCCTGGCGGAGGAGACGCCGCAGTGGCGCGCGGGACCGGAGGGACTCAAGACGCTGTGCAACGCCTGCGGCGTCAGGTACAAGTCCGGCCGCCTCGTGCCGGAGTACCGCCCGGCAAGCAGCCCCACCTTCTCCGCCACCATCCACTCCAACTCCCACCGCCGGATCCTGGAGATGCGCCGCCAGAAAGAACCCTCCCACGAGCGTAAAATCACAaggctgccgccgccgccgccgccgcagatGCCGCTCGCCCCTCCCTTCAAgtcaatgaaaaaaataaaaaaataa